One Fibrobacter sp. UWB13 DNA window includes the following coding sequences:
- a CDS encoding response regulator transcription factor has product MTQNTSSTNILIIEDEIAIAEGLVDLCELNGYRVKHVVDGESGLAEALSGQYGLVLLDLMLPGMDGFTVCDKIREKDKSLPIIILSAKNSDDDIINGLKFGADDYIPKPFSVPMLLARIEAVLRRSRQTMENEGKLVAGNLRVNFREYTGVRGTEELAFTRKEIEILEYLWNNRDHAIPRSELLRKVWGYENAESVDTRTVDIHITKLRKKIEDDPAHPKLLVTFRGEGYQMRSAPECEKSV; this is encoded by the coding sequence ATGACTCAAAATACAAGCAGCACAAACATCCTCATCATCGAAGATGAAATTGCCATTGCCGAAGGCCTCGTAGACCTCTGCGAGCTCAACGGTTACCGTGTCAAACACGTTGTCGACGGCGAAAGCGGTCTTGCCGAAGCACTTTCCGGACAGTACGGACTCGTACTCCTGGACCTCATGCTTCCGGGCATGGACGGATTTACCGTTTGCGACAAGATCCGCGAAAAGGACAAGAGCCTCCCGATCATCATCCTTTCTGCAAAGAATTCCGATGACGATATCATCAACGGTCTCAAGTTCGGCGCCGACGACTACATCCCGAAGCCGTTCTCCGTGCCGATGCTCCTTGCACGTATCGAAGCGGTGTTGCGCCGTAGCCGCCAGACGATGGAAAACGAAGGCAAGCTTGTTGCCGGCAATCTCCGCGTGAACTTCCGTGAATACACGGGCGTGCGCGGTACAGAAGAACTAGCATTTACCCGCAAGGAAATTGAAATTCTTGAATACCTCTGGAACAACCGCGACCACGCCATTCCGCGTTCTGAACTCCTCCGCAAGGTCTGGGGTTACGAAAATGCAGAATCTGTGGATACACGTACCGTCGATATTCACATTACCAAGCTCCGTAAGAAGATTGAAGACGATCCGGCTCATCCGAAGCTGCTCGTCACATTCCGCGGTGAAGGTTACCAGATGCGTTCGGCACCAGAATGCGAGAAATCAGTATAA